A window from Staphylococcus succinus encodes these proteins:
- the rimI gene encoding ribosomal protein S18-alanine N-acetyltransferase, with the protein MVKPEEQELNIRLMAKSDVPQVFDIERNSFNDSSWTIDAFYHEIEQNEFAHYFIVEFKDKIIGYIGVWIVIDQAQVTTVAIDEAYRGYGLGQLLLKYAMNYVQTKCDVMSLEVRVDNDVAQHVYTNLGFQFGGKRKNYYGQGEDALVMWVNLNE; encoded by the coding sequence TTGGTTAAACCAGAAGAACAAGAACTAAATATTCGCTTAATGGCTAAAAGTGATGTGCCGCAAGTATTTGATATTGAACGAAATAGTTTTAATGATAGTAGTTGGACGATTGATGCGTTTTATCATGAAATAGAACAAAATGAATTTGCGCATTATTTCATTGTAGAGTTTAAGGACAAAATAATAGGATATATTGGCGTATGGATAGTAATTGATCAAGCACAAGTAACGACGGTTGCCATTGATGAAGCATATAGAGGCTATGGTCTAGGGCAATTGTTATTAAAATATGCAATGAATTATGTACAAACAAAATGTGACGTAATGAGTTTAGAAGTACGTGTAGATAATGATGTTGCACAACATGTCTATACAAACTTAGGTTTTCAATTTGGAGGAAAACGAAAAAATTATTATGGTCAAGGTGAGGATGCGTTAGTAATGTGGGTGAATTTAAATGAGTAA